The window TTAAAGTTACCATgaaaatactcaatttttaaaattagactAAGATAGTAATTAAAGAGATATGTAACATAGAACCTTAACATAGAACAATTAGTTGATCTTGTAATAATTCCTCTATCAAATCCCCTAGAATTGCAAGCCCAATCTCCTTCTCAACCTCCTTCACTTGTTTCTCGTCGATCTTCTTCCAACCGTCGATTTGATCCATTCTCAAATCCATCTCCACCATCATGTCGATACTCTCTCGTTTCGACTCTTTCCATTTCTCCAAACGCATACAAACCCTCTtcgtcacctcttcttctttTGCCATTTCTTCCTCCACGATTAGGTCAGACACGAGCCTCTTGATTCCATCTATGCCCGATTTGTCAATTATGACATCCATAAAGAAACAATCTTCATCATCTACTTCTTCTTCCACCACGTCGTTTATTTCATTATCTTCGTCGTCAAACAATGTCTTGTCGAGTTCGAAAGGATCCAATTGAGCCAGCCTCTCAAATCTCCTCAACTTTTCTAAAAGTTGATGCTTGGCCTCTGTAAAATTGCATTTCAAATTCTTAGTGGGGCAGAgcaaaataatgaatattaatttCAGATCTAATCAATACACAATTAATGATCATCATCACCACctaaatgtttgtttgtttggtggGACTCACATTCTCTTAACCTTTCAAAAGATggcattttttaatttaacaagcAACACTTTAATAACCAAACATAAATAGAAAAACCAGAAAGCTGATAATGACCACTCATCACccaaaacttaaataattatacttacTTTGCATTATAGCGTAACTGCATTCCATTTCCGGGTCATAATCATCGACCTtatcttcttcttgatcttcttcttcgtcttgaAAACGAGGTTCCAATACCGACACGGGGCTAAATTGttctttttcatcttcttcttgaaCTTCAACTTCAACTTGAACTTGAACTTGATGATCATAATTTTCTATGGTATTTGCTTCATGAATTTCATTTCCctattgaaaaaaattcaaaattcatttttaatcaaAAGCCTTCAACTTGTATCATTATATTCAATTgaacaaatattgttttttaaaacccaataacatttcaaataacccaccatAAAAAAAGTAgttgaaaacaaaatttcagTTCATATTTACAGATGTAAATACAAATATAGAGTGGTTCATCATGGATTTGATCcattaattatatgttttcaaTGATTATGTGTTTCAACCACTACTTCATTTGGTAAGAGAGAGTTTGTCGGATATGGGGTCCAActgaaaaacacaaaaatatgatttgtccttttcaaaatatatatttctttctaatcaaaatattacttttcaaGTACAAATTACAATTACAAACCAACCAGCCAAGATATAATAAAAGGAGACATTCAATTTAACTCaatttctcttctttctttctttcttatcgattctacatttatttgtttattttctttaattataaaccAGTTATTATCTGGAAAAAGATAGTATTCACTTATATTCAtgattatatatgttaaaattctATCTagaaaaacaaatccaaatctaatcaatttaaaattcaCCATATTATTAGTAAGATTGTAATTGTGGCAAAGATTATGACAaaatacaattaatattttttttgccataaaagaatttttaatttcaataacttatctttttctcttttctgACACTCATTTAcatttaactataaaataaaataaaaatcacataaaatattttactataaGAACCCagttactttattttttataaaattaattataacaataaattaaatattacattCCATTAAATATGTACTGAAAGCACTAGTGATTACAATAATATGAACATTTTTTCTGCATACCTCAATTTATCTATGATGATAatgacaattattttaataaataattcacCATAAGACCTcaagatttagtttttattgaaaatctaataaaataaccAATAACCTTTCAGTTTACTTAGAAtcttaatacatatataaaaaataataacaataataataattccaaCATTGTTATAATTTATGGGTTAAGTttctaatttagaaaaaaaatatatttttttaatatttgtcaaataaacacaataaaatcAGTAAATATTGCTGCCCAATTGTGgtaactaattaaattttatttgtttgggattatttatggaataaaaatataaaaaataaaaaggtaatttttaaaatgattttatagagaaaaataaaataaaataaataaaagtggtGGCAAAATTGTAATTATGAGAAAAAGATACCTGTTTTGAGCGCCGGCCAGGTGAAACTTCCGGCGAAGAGAATTCCGGCGtattgaagagagagaaacgaaAAGGACTTTGAGGACTGGAAATAGAATTTTCAGATCCTTCCCTCGCCGTCGCCGGAATATTCTCTCCCGATTCTTTCCACGATGAAGAACTACTACTACAACATGTTTCCAAATCCAAAGATTTCTCCGACCAAACAGTACTATTTCCGGCAACAATTGCAGCATTTCCCTTAGATTTCTCCACAAAGATTCTATCTTTCCGACTCCTATTTCCAAATCTCTTAAAGATTGAATCAAATATTCCCACCTTTGATTTGGGTTTCGTAGATTGGTTATGAATCCTCGTCGCCGCTTCTAGAAGCAAGGCTGCAGTTGGTTCAGAGATGTGAAGAACGCCGCCGTCTTTGGGTCGCCGGCGGAGATGGTTTTTGAGTAGTGAACGGCGATCGGCGATGTAGTTTTTGAGAAGAAATGGTTCTTGATCTTGTTCAAGTAACTCATGCAAATTCTTTTgagccatcatcatcatcatcattgaTCAGAAATCAGAATGAaaagtttgaattgaaattgaGATGCTTTTGAAGCATGGAATGGAGAAAAGGGGGGGCCAAAAGTGAAGAAGAGAAAACTTTGGAATTAGTGAAGAATGGAGAAGAAGATGAGTAGAAATAGTAGTGAGAGAtgattattgaatttttattatattttttaaatatggaaatatttataattaataaaattaaatattgggTCATGGGGATTTCTATGGTTGgaaatagtaaaataattaattggggttataattaaattatatttcccAAATCCATACAACAGCTCATTAGAATTGTTAATATTAATAGACATTTTATTATGACTTTAatgatcattaattaattaatttctttaaaataaaatttataatattttgtgattTATATCCATTTTGGTTTAGATacttttatatgatttttttttttataaatattgttacaCAAACATGCCTACAATTCACAAAATCAAACACCCATATGTAAAAGCGGCACATAAATCTACTTGACTAGATTGAAAATGCCAAAGCACTCCCGATTTTTGAGATTAAATCGGTCCCtccatttatattatatataatttgtcaGGTTTATAATTCTCATTCTAAAAAATTctagaaatttgaaaaataagtaTCTTGGTGATTATTTTAATAGTGTTTCTAGTAtcaaagaatattttatttcttttttctccATTTAGATTTAAGTTGGTGCTGTGTTTTTGTTTAATACAGTATTTTATTTAGTCAGATaagattttttgttttggattattgtaattaaaataattttcaatcttTGGTGGGTGAGTCGTTTGTTGTTTATACCATCCAATCatattaatgattatttattgaGTTCGTGTCTgtctcattttgttttttacagaaaatgttattattgaatttagatttgttttttttctaataaagagTCTTTGAAATTTATCTTTCATCTGGAGGCCCTTTTATATGTATCATCTAATAATTTATATGGGTTTCTCGCAATTTTGACCATATTTGTAAATGTTCAGTTATCATTTGACCAAACTCATTTTGGCATTATTTATCTACACTCGAGCAAAGACAAAATTTCACTGTCGTTCTAAATTTTGGATAGAGATTTTTAAGACACCACTTAATTGGTTTGTAGGCTTGTTCTTTTTCAATCCCTCATTGTTATGAAATTCACTTCAGTTCGTTTTTAGAGTTaccttgaaaaaataaataattgttagatgatttttgttagaattttaatatttgtaaatttgtattatataacaattgttattttttttatttgcaatttaaatgtttatttgtaactttttatttgatttaatgggaattaattctaaaaaaaattatattcttagGTGTGTACTCTTAAGTTGTTTTTTAATCATGTTTGTTGgtattttgttttgataaatattagtttttatgaGTTTATTACTCGTTTGAGATTcacaattaattgaattaatgaaataaattacatcattttaaaataaaatttgtgattTGTTAATATTAGAATCATACTTATATAGCTCtcaattttatttctcttttaaactttaataaagatttacttgttgaaaacatataccaatcaatcaataaaGGATTCATCATTTTATCCTACAATATTCTTTTGTTCACATTAACAATATTAAGCAAATCAACCGTCTAAACATTATgattattttcttcaatgaaAGACATTTAATATACCACTTCATTTCCCATCGTAACTCATAACAAACATTTTATTGTCATTTATTTAGTAGAACATTCAAAACAATTTCCGAAactaatgaaaaaaatgtaCAACCGATCACTAGTCACTATCAAACAACCATTTCAATTGTACTTCTCATAcaatcatattataaaaaacacaTCTACAATTAATTGTTTCTCATTTATCTTGAAATGTAGTAAGACGATCTTCAATCCCTTCCCatgatatcaaatttatacGTAGTTTCTTCTCCttgtttatgaaaaaaatattataatgttaccATGGCCAATACATGTAAATTGTTTGTTTGATTACTTCATTAAGGTCTGTTTGTGGATAAGtgttattgaaataaatgaaattagcAAAGTAATTCTAATTGTAATTACACAAGAATTGacattacattaaattttaatttaattttttatgtttgaaaaaactGTAGAATCGTAATACCATTTTAATttctatgtttgtaaaataataaaataaaaacattttgaatctatattattaatatattagttgaCACAACCTATTAGGTACCACTCAAGTATTAAGAATTTTGTATATGACtcgatttttattaagaaaaaatattggttCGGCAATCATATTTTcctaaattcaaatatatatatattaactcaacaaactaaaaaaaaatagtttaaaatgttatcttattaaattaaaaatatatatataggtttgaaattttaactttttaaattcaaaaaacgaATTGGGTTCAACGCgttatatgtattttaaatgataaaataataagatattttgtttgaaaaatatagaaaaaataaatatttgaattataattctgaACTAAAAAtagaattgagaattataaaatcaCATTAGTTTGAATTCGTtcgaattttaatttcattttcaattcaaattcaaattcaaattcttaatattaaattatctactaaacttaaaaattaaaaaaaattaaaattacactCCCAATTTTAATTTACTCAGTTTTGGTGGGaatatttctaattttctaCTAAGTTTAGGCAAATAAATGTACACACTTTAATCATGCATGCATTTACCTAGATTATCACCACTTCATTGTCTACATAGATTGATTCAACTTGGTCTTAATTTTGCATTATATGTGACCAAATCTATACTTCAACCCATTTTGTCTagtatcaataatttattactattattatttgttttcttagcaattaaatatgtttattttggCCATCATATTTGTTCATAGCTCAAGTTTAAGTTATTGGGAAATCTTCCTAGTGTCTCTTTTTATTTCAGCCATGTGATCTATTTTTCTAGTTTTTGTTTTGATCTATGGtgataattaaacaaattcttacttaaaataaatataacatccttattaaagtattataatttgGTTGTTAAATTGTTTTGATTGATATTGTGATAgagttaaaaattatttattattattattatttattttaataggaATTGAATCTAAAACatttatttgaaacatttattttattttgaattaagtaGAACTAACATTACTCCTTACGACCCTAACTAGCTGGCCTCGGTTCCGCTGCGTCGTTGTCCTCGTGACACCTACCGTCGTGGCCTCCACCTCAACTCAAAGCATTTTTAGATTAATCGAATCGGTGACCTTTTAACTAGAAACATttactcttttatataatatttttaacacttgAGTTATATAGCTAGAGGAGGggattgtatttatttaaactacccattaaatgttaattaatacCTTAAAATGTTTAACCTCAATTTGGTGGTTGAAGGattatttattgagtttatcattATGTAGGGACGTTTCTTGTTGGTGATTTGATAATTGAacattaattaacttaaaatttgataaactagcataatcattattcattatacatataaaaagaata is drawn from Impatiens glandulifera chromosome 3, dImpGla2.1, whole genome shotgun sequence and contains these coding sequences:
- the LOC124931520 gene encoding uncharacterized protein LOC124931520, with the protein product MMMMMMAQKNLHELLEQDQEPFLLKNYIADRRSLLKNHLRRRPKDGGVLHISEPTAALLLEAATRIHNQSTKPKSKVGIFDSIFKRFGNRSRKDRIFVEKSKGNAAIVAGNSTVWSEKSLDLETCCSSSSSSWKESGENIPATAREGSENSISSPQSPFRFSLFNTPEFSSPEVSPGRRSKQGNEIHEANTIENYDHQVQVQVEVEVQEEDEKEQFSPVSVLEPRFQDEEEDQEEDKVDDYDPEMECSYAIMQKAKHQLLEKLRRFERLAQLDPFELDKTLFDDEDNEINDVVEEEVDDEDCFFMDVIIDKSGIDGIKRLVSDLIVEEEMAKEEEVTKRVCMRLEKWKESKRESIDMMVEMDLRMDQIDGWKKIDEKQVKEVEKEIGLAILGDLIEELLQDQLIVLC